The Bacillales bacterium genome has a window encoding:
- the tatC gene encoding twin-arginine translocase subunit TatC encodes MNEQQMGFMEHVAELRRRLFVCAVFFIVAFVAGLFLSKPIIVMLEHAPMTERLSLNAFRLTDPMFVYMECAFILALVLTGPLLLYQLWAFVSPGLYDHERRITLMYIPLTLLLFLAGLGFSYFVLLPFVMDFLIGLTNDLQIEGTFGIYEYFTFLVQLTLPFGFVFELPLLAMFLTRLGLITPMFLRAIRKYAYFVLLIVAGLITPPDVVSQLVVMVPLVILYEISIWISGAAYRKVKQAEALLQQED; translated from the coding sequence ATGAATGAACAACAAATGGGCTTTATGGAACATGTCGCCGAACTACGGAGGCGGCTGTTCGTGTGTGCGGTTTTTTTCATCGTCGCCTTCGTCGCCGGACTGTTTTTATCGAAACCGATCATCGTGATGCTGGAACACGCGCCGATGACGGAACGCCTTTCGCTGAACGCGTTCCGGCTGACCGATCCGATGTTCGTCTACATGGAATGCGCCTTCATTCTCGCGCTCGTGTTGACCGGCCCGCTACTTTTATATCAATTGTGGGCGTTCGTCAGCCCCGGCTTGTACGACCATGAGCGGCGCATTACGCTCATGTACATCCCGCTGACACTCCTGCTCTTTTTGGCTGGCCTCGGGTTTTCCTATTTCGTGCTTTTGCCGTTCGTTATGGACTTCTTAATCGGCTTGACGAACGATTTGCAAATCGAAGGCACGTTTGGCATTTATGAATATTTTACGTTTCTCGTGCAGCTGACGCTGCCGTTCGGCTTTGTGTTCGAATTGCCGTTGCTGGCGATGTTTTTGACGCGGCTCGGCTTGATCACGCCGATGTTTTTGCGCGCGATCCGCAAATACGCCTATTTTGTTTTGCTTATCGTCGCCGGGCTGATTACGCCGCCGGATGTCGTTTCGCAGCTTGTCGTGATGGTCCCGCTCGTCATCTTGTACGAAATCAGCATTTGGATATCAGGGGCCGCTTACCGGAAAGTCAAACAGGCGGAGGCTCTGCTGCAGCAAGAAGATTAA
- a CDS encoding redox-sensing transcriptional repressor Rex, with amino-acid sequence MKKNEARIPQATAKRLPLYYRFLKNLHETGKQRVSSKELSHAVKVDSATIRRDFSYFGALGRKGYGYNVESLLEFFRKTLNQDELTKVTLIGVGNLGTALLRYNFMKNSGTQIVMAFDSDPATVGKEIGGVPVYDIKNFREKVAGEIPVAILTVPATAAQMVADEIVDSGIAGILNFTPARLSVPEQIRVHHIDLSVELESLLYFLKHYPLQ; translated from the coding sequence ATGAAGAAAAATGAGGCAAGAATTCCGCAGGCGACGGCCAAGCGTTTGCCACTGTATTACCGTTTCTTGAAAAACTTGCATGAAACCGGAAAGCAGCGCGTCTCCTCGAAAGAACTGAGCCATGCCGTCAAAGTCGATTCGGCCACGATCCGCCGCGATTTTTCGTATTTCGGGGCGCTCGGCCGCAAAGGATACGGCTACAATGTTGAGTCATTGCTGGAATTCTTTCGGAAGACGCTCAATCAGGACGAATTGACGAAAGTGACGCTGATCGGCGTCGGCAATCTCGGCACGGCGTTGCTGCGCTACAATTTCATGAAAAACAGCGGAACGCAAATCGTCATGGCTTTTGATTCCGATCCGGCCACGGTCGGCAAGGAAATCGGCGGCGTTCCCGTTTACGATATAAAAAATTTCCGGGAAAAAGTCGCCGGCGAAATTCCAGTGGCGATTCTCACCGTGCCGGCGACGGCGGCACAGATGGTCGCTGATGAAATCGTCGACTCGGGCATTGCGGGCATTTTAAATTTTACGCCGGCCCGGTTATCCGTGCCGGAACAGATTCGCGTCCATCATATTGATTTGTCCGTCGAACTCGAGTCGTTGTTGTACTTCTTGAAACACTATCCTTTACAATAA
- a CDS encoding twin-arginine translocase TatA/TatE family subunit, whose translation MLGAGSIVLIAIVALVIFGPKRLPQLGKAFGSTLREFKHATKGLVDDDDEDKKGESKTVKKD comes from the coding sequence ATGCTCGGAGCAGGAAGCATTGTTTTGATTGCCATTGTGGCTCTCGTTATTTTTGGACCGAAACGTTTGCCTCAACTCGGCAAAGCTTTCGGCAGCACGTTGCGTGAATTCAAACATGCAACGAAAGGATTGGTCGACGATGATGACGAGGACAAGAAAGGCGAATCGAAAACCGTTAAGAAAGACTAA
- the moaC gene encoding cyclic pyranopterin monophosphate synthase MoaC, whose product MKDFTHMNEQGRARMVDVTAKDVTVRTAVARTEVEVKREVYEGIEQQTLKKGNVLAVAQVAGVMAAKKTPEWIPMCHALPLTGVDLRFDWKTDDGYRLTIEAEVKTKAVTGVEMEALTAVSAAALTVYDMCKAVDKGIVIGPTYLVEKTGGKSGLYRRWDEHPDEEK is encoded by the coding sequence ATGAAGGATTTCACGCATATGAACGAGCAGGGAAGGGCTCGCATGGTGGACGTTACCGCGAAAGACGTTACCGTGCGGACGGCCGTGGCGCGCACGGAAGTGGAAGTGAAAAGGGAAGTTTACGAAGGCATCGAACAACAGACGTTAAAAAAAGGGAATGTGCTGGCGGTTGCGCAAGTGGCCGGGGTTATGGCTGCGAAGAAGACGCCGGAGTGGATTCCGATGTGTCATGCGCTGCCGTTGACCGGCGTCGATCTTCGCTTTGACTGGAAGACCGATGACGGATATCGGTTAACGATCGAGGCCGAAGTGAAGACGAAAGCGGTGACGGGGGTCGAAATGGAGGCGCTGACGGCGGTGAGTGCGGCGGCGTTGACCGTATACGATATGTGCAAAGCCGTGGATAAGGGCATCGTCATCGGCCCAACCTATTTGGTGGAGAAGACCGGCGGAAAGAGCGGACTTTACCGAAGATGGGACGAACATCCGGATGAAGAAAAATGA